A stretch of DNA from Triticum dicoccoides isolate Atlit2015 ecotype Zavitan chromosome 2A, WEW_v2.0, whole genome shotgun sequence:
aggaactgcaagacgcaagggccatgtgcggtggccgccgctcaccaggcgcagctccccatccaggcgaggatgccgggctgcgcgtctgcatcgatgtcccagggctcaacTGGACTACCTCTCAtgagcttttctggccttcgcgcatgggacgctgcgagggcccatctcacagctacgttcgcatgccttttggcctgccgagcgtggcgacCGCCTATTAGCGTAACCTGCGGAGCAtcctagcggctcaggaggccaggcaccacgctggGCTGGCGGAGatgaagacggtcctcaaggaaccccctggacccccagagtctcccgaggctcagggccccggtggctcatgaggagtagccccttcgccgcataccttcggctgccccaactctccttcatcaacagaactaggtgacattttccaagttcatccaGCTAGGagtgcccccagggctgcatcattcccaggccgcgtgggtccgtccctgtggcatgtatctttccttgtttatgtctttagcttaccttgctgggggcgcccctctggctgcatcatccccaagccgctcgggccggacccagtggcgcGTATCGTtatgcatttacctgagctaggttgcctttcatgcttaatctatctatgactatcacctgcttgattgtcgcccATCGCGGGAGCCGTGCGccggtcgtctttcttcaggacccttcgcgtgagagGATTAGGCACGGCGTCGGTGCTCGGGcctgtccctgcagcgtcgataaatcaaACGgtcgagctctgtctggcgggctggccccgttcacgtcacctcctggggccgttggtgcttggctttctcacaCGATGACCTCAGGAGATtcattcggcgcaggttgtctaaccacctcacaggaccaagacagcgaacaagaaccaagaccaggtgcaacccgccttgacgtagggcctcgtgagtcccgcgctagctcacgagtgcccagacacaccccgtctagccctgccgtgcaagccacgtgttagggcggggatgtacatgccccaggggctctccgcagtagggagtcccctctcaCGCACCAGAAGCGAATCAGCAATCACCACATCGACCGTGCCCTTCCTCGCGCTAACTTGCAGGTACTTCCTGAGGGCCACAGCAGGCGGTACCGCAGACTCTCCCTCTTCTCTCATGTGatttgcttgcacgttaaaaggggggctcctgagcatcgcacctcaggagatcttactggctctccagccctcaccccctggccttgaccatggcacgcgGCCTGGCATATCAGCGGCGACTGAGCTCACTCGAGGCCCGAGACGTGAGGATGTAGAGCACCAAGAAGAACATGGAGGGGGGAGGCCCACACGGGCCTGACCAAGCTACACTACAGTGGCTGACGCACGAGTCCGGCATGACTCGAGGAGCCGACCCCGGACAACCAAGATAAGTTCTCGCTCTGGATCCACCAGTCGCTACGGCACGAGACCCTCGCTCACTCCCTTTGCTGCCCTACTGCGGCGATGTTTTATTCCTTTCCCATCCTAAGAcagctgcttgcgcgctaaaggggacctcttgagcattgcgcctcaggagctcttaccggaccttgggccgctcacctcctggccttaacCACGAcacatgacctggcataccagcaacggctgtagcctgcctggggaccgggacctatcagcgtagagcaccaagctgcctCAGGATTGGAAAGGGGAGGCTGAGCCTCGGTAGGACACGCGCACGCAAATCTTCATAATGAGGGCTATGTTGACAAAAGGCATTACAGAcgctttacacgcccccacggggttcatttcttgattcctcacagggaacaaaagggAAGGAATTCCTAGGAGTTCTATCTACACACGCCAGATGTCgctgatgccatcatcaacagtgggccgcgtgaggctggcgccaaccccatccagatcaacgaTGATGGCGGTTGGACGCCGCAGCCCTGCTCCAGGCTCGgcgggagctcgggggcacgtagttgtcatcgctcgtctccggagactccacgagctcaggagagtcactggaccaccaggagtcgtcgttgtcgctggaggagctgcaggCGAGGCCTGCGACGGGCCCAGCGCCCGCCGCAGCATCGTCCTGGCGACCTCCTTCAGGGCGGCACTCCAGGCGGcgaccttcctcgtcgaagaccttgaagaacagcacgaaggcaccgtcgtactcgaagtggatcgcgagggagCCCTCCGCACGGCAGACacgggcaatctcgccccagcctcaggtcatgaagatcttcccggaGGCAACGACTCCAATCTCCGCTCCAGTCGCTGGGGCGTTGCAGTCGGCGTGTTGCAGCCAAAGCTCGCGAAGGCCCCTCGGAGGCATCTCGACTGAGAAAAACTGCGGGAGGGGAATCTAGGTGCTCGGGGGCATTGCCGCCCATATCACGAACTCACGCGAGGAGTTCGTCGCGTGGACCCCCGGGGCGACGGCGTGTGCCTCTGCGGCGCGGCGGCCACGGCCCTGGCACAGGCGGCGACGCTCGCCGCTCCTCCCTCCGGAATCATCGGCGCAAGTATACAAGGGCAACGGGTACCCAGGCGGCGGCCTTTCATACCAAGGCCGCGATACCACCGGCCTCACTACCATCTCACGGTGATGGgacctcctcttcttcggcgggagcagctcgggatcagtgaggggagccttgcccttctcgGCGGCCGAGAACCTCCGGATCAGCGCCATGTCTGCATAAGCAAGGAGTGGAgctaggaaggagaagaagcgagaGAGGCAGAGGAAAGATGGGTGACGGGGGATccgccccctcccatttataccaggagaaggccaaccagcacccccatgatcacatgtaatgatggttttccttgcatgtcgcagggacttgtcaagtcgggcagttgccgaggcagcgtggggaagtggagacgcccatgaccaatcaactgccacgcgtcgaccaaggccgtaggctattggggcccgcaacgctccgcacttgacctttggctttgccctgaagccaagctcgagcgcgccttgggcccaggggctattgtcggcgttctgggaacgggggtcccagacttgcctgcctgcggcccacggcgtggctttgctagcaggcctgtacgacccatcttcatcaacaaggcattcaagaccctcgcaaggggccaagcctcgcaaggcggacaacgcaagacctcctcaggagcggcctcaccaggcgggCTCGCGACGGGCGGAGAGAtctaggcaaggcaaacctcgcaaggttctcgtgacgtgagccatgacgatcgagaccaggcgggcgccagcgcgcgcagcgtccttgtttcctctttggtgctaagggggcaagcgtaggcgcggagtatggaggcatcaagcaaaggtttccatattggtgcgacgagaccaagactagcaggacgacaagaaggaggtcaccatggagcccaaggcggcgtcaccaccagagccttttgcaggcgaagaccagttttgtcaggataagttgtactggctgtcccctttcaaattggccgttgttggctcccttcctgctcaatatttggggagaggaccagggcctctataaataggactagccaccaccatagctaggggggtCAAATCGAGAGAGACCAGAACAACCACAAGTTcttcgagcacaagaacacctctcctcaggaggctgttcttccccttgtaccgttcatcctcagcccaagagacaatccaccaccaacacactggagtagggtattacaccacaacggtggcccgaaccagtataaatcttgtgtcccttgtgttgtgagttcgtcgagttagttcgtaaaatcttagctgagttaggacgtggatcggtaggggggaaatcttcgcgcgcaccccagtgttcgaaccttaagggttttgccagaacccgtgatccgacagcaTGAAAACCTCCGAGATCGCTCAATGGACTCCATGTATCTCACATCTTGTTCATCACATGTAATTAAACTTGATCATATTTGATTCAATCATTGAACTCAACCTTGGTGTATACCTAGATTTTGATGGTATTCATTTCAAATCCATCTAGTCTCCTTATTGCATCACCCATGGAACATATCTTCATGTAAAACTCGTTGCCATTATTGCTCCATAGCAATTTTCATTCATTACGAAGTCTCAACGCATATATTTATGTTGATGTATTTCACCCTTAAATCCaaccaatattcttcatgcattgcctATGGAACTTCCATTCAAATACATCTCAATAAAAACATTAGCCCATagggattgtcattaattaccaaaaacaCACATGTGGACTGCATTCAGTTTCAATGGGTATGAGAAGGTTGAGCTCCTTCAAAGATGCAGTCCTTACAGTGCTTGCACATGAACCACATAGACAAAGCGATCGGCGATCCAAGGCCTTTCCGCAAGAatgtgggggggggggcgagggGAGGATTGCATGGTTGTGGACTATCATGCATAGAAGTCAATGTTGCCATTGGGTGGGGTAGCGGTAAGTTGATACCAAGAGAGAATCTCATGCCATACGTCATGGGAGACGATGCATACAACCAAGAGGTGGTCCATGGTCTTGATCTCTTGGTCACATAGAATGCATGCCAGTGCATAAGGCACTTCACGACGGACAAGCCACATCGTGGTCTAGCACTGAGCAAGCCCGGCAAGCCAAAGGACATGCTCGCCACTGAGTGTGGCCCAATATTTCCAAGTAAGCCGCCAATGAGGGTTTTGTGTTGATCCATGGAAGATTGGAAGGTAGCAGGACTTGGCGGTGTATGAGTCATTCTCGATCCAGCCCAACTGATGGAGTCGGGATGTCCTGACGGCGATGTTGCGAAGACACCGCCAGATGTTGATGTACTCGACGTGTCCGGAGGGCCAAGGCCGCCATGAATGTCTTGAATCCAAGCTTGATGAGGGATGGCCTCCTAGACAAGGAAAAAATTGCGTTGACGGTGGGGCACATGGATATACATGAAGGCCGCAAGCTCAGAGACGTAGGATCCTTCCGGCCAATGGTCCATCTGGAATTTGCAAGCGTGGTGATCACCTAGGATCCAAGTGGTGGAGGCACGAAAAATTTGTCGGACCTCGGGCTTGCAAGGGGGGGCGATGGTGACACCAAGGAGGCTGGGGGTCAGTCGCCTAGAGCCACAACCATCGCACCCTAAGAGCAATATGAGTGCGCGGGAGATCACGTATGCCAAGGCCACCTAGTTCTAGGGGTGGCAGTCACATGACCAACCGATGAGACGGTTGCTTACCCGAGCCAACCATGCCACACGAAGTCTTAGATGATGCGGGTGACTAGTTTTTAGATCGATGGGCTGAGCGCCATGGCAAGAAGGAGGTGCATTACATCACATTGAGGACGTGGCAAAGAAGCGTCAGCCGCTCATCGTGCGATAGAAGAAAGGCACTCCTAGTGGTAAGTTTCTTCGCGATCTTGTCAACCAGCAACATAAGGGCAAATGAGTGCACTTTACTTGTGGAGAAGGGTAGCCCAAGGTAATTTATCAGGAAGGTGGTCATCGAACACGTCAACGTCGCGTCGATAGAGTGTAATTGGCGCGAGGCATTGGATGGGAGTAACCAAGCATTTGGCGAAATTGGTTCGCAATCCGGAGGTCCTTAGAAATGTGCTAAGGATCGAAGCTCTTGGATAACCGCTGTCCCAAGGGGGTACGGGTGGTAGAAAATGACAACATTGTTCTCAAAGAGTGAGATGCTCGATGCGGCGTGCCAGGTGGTTAAGCGGCAAACAATGCCATCACTCCTCGCTGGTGGAATAACTTAAAATGTGAGCCAATTGGATGCGTCGATCCGACGTGAAGAGTTGGCAAATCCTTACACTTCTGACCACTAGGTTGCTCCTCTATTGCACTAGATTATGCCACGTGAAGTTTAGCCTTCGCGTAGCGAGCAGTCACATTCTAGACGCCTCTCATTCCTCCTAAGTATCTCCCTCATGAGTCCTAAGTCCTACCCCCCGCCTCAATGCCTCTCCTCTGCTCAGCCATAATCGGGGGCCTGCCAAAGTCGAGATCTATCTAGAAGATTCCAAACGAAAGATAAAAGGTATGAGAATAATGGTAAATGATGCATGCGAACCTAGCCTAGCTCAGGTGGTTAGGTTATTTGTGGTGGAACCAGTCCACCAGGGTTTAAGTACTAGACTTGACACTGGTGCTTACATTTTCCTGACTTATTTCAGCCTTTCCGACGATGTTCgttcagtgagaggagacgttcccgtcgactacaGAGGGCCAGtggcgacttcgtcaatctcaagttgATGTGCCAGATCAGTCTCTCCAAGTTGATCATAAGGATATGGTGTGCATGCATTCATAGTATATGAATGTCTGCGtttgtactatgttaaaaaaaagGTAAATGATGCATGATTTTGACAACATTACATTTGGTCATATGCGCTACACATCTTCTACTAGAGTCCGTCTAAGAACAAAAATACAATATTTTGACCTAGGAAGCATGTactacctccgttccaaaataattaaAGTTTTCAATTTATCCTAAACTTGTTCAAGTTTAACTAAATCCACAGAAACATATATTAACATTTAGAACACTAAAGTAGACTCCTGAGATTCGTGACACATCGGAGCTAAACATGACACATgaggtaagcaatccaaacaatttaTAAAAAAATAGACTCATAAGATTCTTTATGAAGTACATTTACATACTATACTATGTGTATTTGATTTTGTAGATGTTACTACATTTATCTGTATATAGTTGATCAAATTTAAACTAGTTTGACCAAAGGCAAACCTAAAACCTCAATTAGTCTGTAACCGAGGGAGTATCTTTTAATAATCTTCAATTAGAACAAGAAATCAGTGGTGGGCAGCACCACCACTCGCGGGCTCCGTGTACAGCGCGTATATGTTTGACGGCGAGACAGAGGGATCAGGGATGGGCAGCAGCGTTCGCGTCGTACGATGGGCGGCACGTGGCCGGCCGGCGGTGGAAGGGGTGCATGCACGCCGGCCGACTTTGCATCGCGTGCGCGCGAGCTGCATGCATCGTCGTCGCCTGCGCCTCGCGTCCAAACCGCACCAGTCACCACCACCAACAGGCAGGCAGCTCGCCCCCCAAAAGCCACCCACCTCCCCGCGCCTGGTTGGGCAGCACGCCCTCGTGCTCCAGCCACTGCTGCCCCTGCCAAACCTGAGGCGGAGGAGAAAAGAAGAGCGGCCTCGTGGCACGGTGGCAGCATCCATCGACCAGGTCGATCGGTAACTTTAGGTGAAAATTACTATAGAACTAGTTAAGAGAAAGATGCGAATCGGCGTGAGGGGTCAAATTTTGATCTCAGTCCTACACACCACAAGGGTTGGCCAATTTTATGGGACGACTTCAGAATTCAGATGGCTATGTAATTTGCAGCATCTATCGTGAATTTGTGTTCCTGACGATGATCGTGTACTCGAGCTGGCCTGGGAAAAGAAAGGTGTACATACGGTCCCAAATAGATCGACTCTCACCAAGATTCGAAGCACTAAAAACTACTGCGCCACTTGGCCACGACGCAGAAAAAGTACAGCGACGCTGTACTTGAAACTAGTATATTACAGTTATTACTTAATGATTTTACTGCGCCGGGGGTGATAATGTGTCGTCGACGACCAGGGGCCAAGAAGAACCCGGCGTCGGCGTGCATGCGCATAGCTGGATCTGCAAGACATCAACACAAAAATGGGTAGTagactttttgcccttgccctagcCTTGTGGAGTAGTAGTAGCTAGGCACACATATATTCAAATACAAACTTTCGAACAAAAGCTATTAACATACGGCGCTTACACACGGCTCAGTACAGAGTGAGATTAATTAGGTCTTGTGCTCTTGGATGCTTTGGGTTGATACACACTTACCAGGCACAACCAGGATCGTAGCATTAAACAAGTCCTGCTCCTCTGCCTGGGGGTTCGTTAAACAAGACTATCAGGGTGGTACGGTCAGAACAGATGTTCTCTAGGTATCCATCCTCAGCTAGCTTTGACTGCATATCTATCCCTAGACCCCATACTAGCCTAAAACACTGGCCATTGCTTTCCCTATAAATCTCAACAAACCCCAACCCTGTACCTTCTCTTCAAACTCCTATTGACACACAAACACATACACACGCAGAAAAAGATCGAACACCATGAGCTGCAGAAGAAGGATCAGCAGTGCAGTCCTTGTGGTTGTCTTGCTCTTCTCCCCATTATTGCTCACGCTCTACCTTCCCACTGCTTGCGCTCGCCATGGTGAGTTCCCTGCTACTGTCTCCACCGATCGACCTATCTCTATCTGTATTATTGTATATATTTCCCCTGTTTATTGGTTTTGAGATTTGCATCCACCCCTTGTTAAATCGTGGCACTACTATCTCTGCAGTGGCGGTGCTCGGCGCAAGAGATGGCCTGAATCTCGGAGGCGGCCGGCAGCTTGTGGTTGGTGATGATGCAGGAAAGGCCGTCCCTGTCGGCGGCTCACGGCCAGTTAGGACGGTGGAGATGCGCGCGGCGAGGAGGCACCGGCGGGACGCGGCCGACGAGATGCACGACATGCTGAGGAAGGACTACGCGTATAGGGCGAGGGGCAAGAAGCCCATCCACAACGACGAGCCACTCGACGATGAACCCTAAATCAGACCCGTAGCTAGGTACATAGTTATAGAAACTTAGCTAGCTAGAGCCGCTCTGTGATTTACTACCACTGCTAGTTAGCTAGATTTGCAGGCTTTGCCGGATACATACATATAGCTTAGGTACCCAAATATTATGGAACAATAATGCCTGGGTTGGCTAGGTAGTTTATTATTAGCTGGTCAACCTTAATCTAGCATCCAAGCTGGCCATCACGTTTAGTCCTGATTTGCAAGAACAACTGGTAGGAGTAGTTCATGCGAAGAAGGGGCAGTTTTGTGCCTGATGTGCACGCTTGGGGGCTATGCTAACCTTGCACTATATGTATGTCAGTGTTACATTTGGCAATTTACATGTGTCCTGGTCCTGGCTGCGTGGATTTTAGCAAGAAAGTGTGTGTCAACATCCTCAGCTTATTTTGCTGCTTGTTGACATACGGGTCATTGGAAAAAGAACCACTTTCTCGTGAATTTAATAGCTTTCGCTCTTGTTCTGTTTTCTCCTTCTGATAGAATGGGCAATGCTCACATCATGGTTCATGTATGTATAAGAAGATGCTCGCCTACCGCGTGAAGCTAATTTCTTTTGGGCAAACTTAGCCCTCGAGGTGGGCTAGATTTTACTAACTTAATATCCCAAACAGTTAACAGTGTACCGATAAAAGTTTTCCCAAAGGAAAAGGAATGGCTTCATAGGCCATTCTGAGATTACATCTGGAGGTTTTACTGCACAAGAAAGAGCAACAAGAGGAAGATCTACACAAGGAAACCTTTTTGGCCAGAGAATGGGCAATAAGATTCTTGATCCTAGGAATATGGGTGGTCAATCGAGAAGTTTTTGGGAAGACACCTGGTTGGGTGACACTATTAACTCTACGATACCAGATTATATATTATCGTATTTATAAAAGAGGTCGGTGGCTTCTGTTCTTGAGGCTAGCCATTTGAACATCCAATTCCGCATGTCTTTGTTGGGTGACAAATGGACTAAGTGGATCCATTCGGTTTCTAAGTTGATATCAATTAATCTGACTCTGATGCCAGATTCATTCCAGTGGAGGTTAACCACTAATGGTGCATTTACTGTGAAGTCTATCTATGCGGATCTGATGGATTCCAGACAtatttttcgcaaaaacatatttgGAAAACAAAGGTTCCTTCCCAGATCAAAGTTTTCATGTGGTtttgccaaagggaagtagttcttACGAAAGGTAATCTGGCTAAGCATAACTGGTATGGTAACAAAAAAAATGATGTTTTTGTAATCGGGAGGAGACAATttatcatttatttctgttgtgtcaaTTTAGTACCTGTTCTTGTGCTCGATTCATATTACTTACAATTTAGCACCACCAACGAGTATTCCAAATTTGTTTGGGAACTAGTTGGGTGGtattcatcataagttgaagtgccaAATTCATGTGGGAGTTTGTGCCATTCTCTCGGCAATATGTAATTGCCGAAATGACTGTGTTTTTAACCGATCATCAACTCCTAATTTCTTGTAGGTTATCTACCGAGCTGTGGTCATCACTACAGCATGTGGACGCGCAGGCGCTTATGGCCTTTGGTGCAGCCGGCTGGAAATGGTTGCTCTGGGTTTATTCGACCAGTTTGGTCGGCGAGTCACTCATAGATTATGTAGATGAGCTATGTAATCTCGAGTATGACCGGTTATGGCcatgttttctttttatttgacTTTGTTTCATGTCTAATAAGATGGTCGTGTGCATCTTATGACGCAGAGGCCGGGGTACTCCTTTTTTCGGGGGGAAATTGTAAGAGTTGAGGCTAGAAGCAATATTGAAGAAATCTACAAGTATAGGTTTCATCCTCCAATGCCCCGAACTTTTGAGGAAATTCCTTGCTTCGACGGCAACAACCAATGTCCTGCAATTAGAAAGGAAAGTAATCGAGTTCCATCCCAAGGCCTTAACTGTTGAAGCATCTAGGAGTAAACCCATAGCTTCTGCCTGCAAAATAGAAAAAACATTCAAGGCCATCGCTTGAATGGAATTTAGTGGTTGTTGTCTTCGTTTGTAGGAACACTCCAAAGGAAGTGTTTTTTCTTGCCACTGGAGGATTATAGGTCACATCAACATAAGCCAAGAAACCTATAAGTTGTATAGACATATTTTTTGCATGGTAACTTATTTTTTTGGATGAGACACTATTGAGGTCTTGGTATATATCTTCTTAAGAATTCTCCATTAAACCTCTATTTAGCATGGCTCTCGTGGCATAAAACCTGCAAAGGGGTCCAAGTTTTCTTTTTGAAAAGAAAATCATTTCTAGCCTTCCAAATATTCCAAAGGAGAGTGAAAATTGAGGCTATGTTTAAAtccattgaaagtgctagtgatcgactagaggggggggggggggaataggcgatttttaggaaagtcttcaaaacatgtaagtttcaaagacaaacgatagaaataaacctattaccatgcagcggaaggtagactacactaggcaaaccatagtcaagtattcaacgaagtgaaagcacaatgactaatagcagctaggcagtaaggatcaggtaggaagatattgtg
This window harbors:
- the LOC119359592 gene encoding uncharacterized protein LOC119359592, encoding MSCRRRISSAVLVVVLLFSPLLLTLYLPTACARHVAVLGARDGLNLGGGRQLVVGDDAGKAVPVGGSRPVRTVEMRAARRHRRDAADEMHDMLRKDYAYRARGKKPIHNDEPLDDEP